In Thermoanaerobacterium xylanolyticum LX-11, the genomic window AATGAAATATTTATTTGGTAAAAGTGGTGAATCGAAAATAAGCAGAGATGAGGCTATAATCATAGGCAAAAAACTTTTGGAAAATGTTTTTGGAGAAAAATTTGATTATGTATCTGAGATCAATGATTCAATGTATATTGATAATGCTTTGGAAAGACCAATAATTTATAAATTTCGTTACAAGAATTTAGTTGATGATATACCGGTTTACAATATAGATGCTTATGTTTACATTGACTCTGAAAGTGGCGATATATTGAAATTAAAGGGGCAGCGCGTAGATGAACTATCTTTTGATAAAAATATAAAGATGATTGACAATGTTGGCGCGTTAAATGTGTTTAACAGCAAGTTTAATCCCATTCTTGTGTATTTGAAAAACAACAACGATAATTTTCCTAAATATCGGCTGTACTATGCTTTAAGCATAGATTATAATCTCGTTGGTATAGACGCAGTAAATGGTGATTTGGTAGATTTTAATGGTAATATGCTATATGATGATGTTTTAAAGATTAAGTGTGATGCCAATGATTTTAAAAAATCGTATAGCATAGTAGCTAACGATGAGGCATTGAAAATAGCAATGAATGAATTGAATAACTTTCACATAAAAGATATTAAAGTATTAGACAGCAAGACAATTGAAAGGTATTTTCTCACTGAAAGAGAAACATATACATTTAATATGAATCATACTGATAAAAGCCTAATAGCCAATGCAAATATAGCAGTCGACAAAGAGACAGGAAATATAATAAGCGAGAACGTAGATATTTCTGATGATGATGGGTTATTTGATACGTATGGCAATTTGGACAGAATAATCGGTTTTACAAAGGAAATTTTAAGAGGAAAAGATTGCAATTTGGATCTTTTAAAGAAACCTGCCATAGAAGATGATGATTATACATACGTATTTTATCGAGTTTACAATGGTGCAATAGTTTTGGATAATTATGTGAGAATTAAAACAGATAAAAACGGCAAAATAATAAATGTCTCATTAAATTGGGATGAGGCTGATAAATCATCAAAAGCAGATATTTTGAATGAAAGTATTGCAAAAAATATATTAGTTGGTGAAAAACCATCTCTTTATTATTTGTACACAAGTAAATATGAGCTTATGCCAATATATCGTTTGTCTACAATGAATTCAATAGTGGATGCATTAACTGGTCAAAAGGTATCTGTAAATGAATTTGAAAAAGGCTATTAGGAGATGATACTATGGATGAAAAATTAAAGATAGAGGCGGCTAAAGAGTTGGGGCTATTAGATAAGGTACATAAGGTAGGATGGTCGAATTTGACAGCACAAGAAACAGGGAAGATTGGAGCCATTGTGAAAAAGAAAAAATATAAATCGGTCATGTAAAATTTTTGTTGTGGTGGTATACTTGTATTTGAGGTGAGACAAATGGGGCAAGAGGATGTATATGAAAAAGTTGCAAGGTTGATAGAGAATTCTAAAAAGACTGTTGTACTGACGGGTGCTGGAATATCTACAGAAAGCGGCATTCCTGATTTCAGAAGTCCAGGAACTGGACTTTGGGAAAAGATGGACCCTATGGAAGCACTGTCAACAAGAGTTTTATACAATGACCCTAAAAAGTTTTACAACAATGGTTTTAAAATTTTACTGTCCATGAAAGATGCAAAGCCAAACAAATCACACTATATATTGGCGCAACTGGAGCAAGATGGGTTTATATCCAGTGTAATTACTCAAAACATAGATAATTTGCACCAAAAAGCAGGATCGAAGAAAGTATACGAAGTACACGGCCAGACGAGGACAGGAAGTTGCACAAATTGTGGCACAGTGGTACCAATTGATTTATTGGAGGTCAAAGTGTCTAAAGGGGAAATCCCGCCTAAATGCGACAAATGCAATGGGATTTTAAGGCCAGATGTTGTGATGTTTGGAGATCAGATGCCTGAAGATTTTGAAAAGGCATGGCTTGAGGCCGAAGACAGCGATTTGATGATAGTCATTGGTTCATCGCTTACCGTATCACCTGTAAACTTTCTTCCGAGACTATCAAAGCATCTTGTCATAATAAATAAGTCAGAGACACCTGAAGATAGAAGGGCAGATGCAATTATAAGAGAATCGGCAGGCGAAGCTTTAAGCAAAATCGTAAGATATTTAAAGGCGGCACAACAAGGCTAAAATTCATTTGACAATGTATATGTTTCAGTGCTATTATAAAGAAGTAAATTATTTATCACGTTTGGAGGAAGATATAATGGTAAGAGGTAAAGTAAAATGGTTCAATGCTGAGAAAGGTTATGGCTTCATAGAGAGAGAAGGAGGCTCAGACGTATTCGTTCATTACTCAGCAATTGAACAGGATGGTTTTAAGACATTAGAAGAAGGTCAGGAAGTTGAGTTTGATATAGTGGAGGCTGAAAAAGGGCCACAAGCCGCTAACGTTAAAAAAGTTTCCTAATGGATAAAATCAACCCTAACAGCAATGTTAGGGTTTTGAAATATTTATCTATGCATATTTAGACGAGATGCGAAAAAAATTAAAAAAGGATATTGACGAATTAGAGTTTTTTATGTATACTAATACTTGTCACGGAAATTGGTCGTA contains:
- a CDS encoding small, acid-soluble spore protein, alpha/beta type; the encoded protein is MDEKLKIEAAKELGLLDKVHKVGWSNLTAQETGKIGAIVKKKKYKSVM
- a CDS encoding cold-shock protein — protein: MVRGKVKWFNAEKGYGFIEREGGSDVFVHYSAIEQDGFKTLEEGQEVEFDIVEAEKGPQAANVKKVS
- a CDS encoding SIR2 family NAD-dependent protein deacylase: MGQEDVYEKVARLIENSKKTVVLTGAGISTESGIPDFRSPGTGLWEKMDPMEALSTRVLYNDPKKFYNNGFKILLSMKDAKPNKSHYILAQLEQDGFISSVITQNIDNLHQKAGSKKVYEVHGQTRTGSCTNCGTVVPIDLLEVKVSKGEIPPKCDKCNGILRPDVVMFGDQMPEDFEKAWLEAEDSDLMIVIGSSLTVSPVNFLPRLSKHLVIINKSETPEDRRADAIIRESAGEALSKIVRYLKAAQQG